TAGGAAAAGCAATCAATTCTTAGTCTGAAACCGATCGATCTTATAGCTACTACATCTATTTGGATATCGAGCAACTAATTACCGATAAGGTCTAATGGTTTTGATGCACAAGACAAAAACATTCAGTCCTCTGCTTTAAGACGAGCAGCTTCAACAGCGCGTCTTTTTTCAATGAAGCTTGGCTGCTTAATCCTCTGTTCTTGCTGATGCTGTTGTATGTCTTGGAACGCTACCCCAGCTAGCTCATCACCATTCATGGCGAGTTGCCTTAAACAACTCAAGGCAGTGATGCTTGTTTTAGGGATCGCGCCACAAGCAGCTTTCTTTAGGGTGGCGATCGCTTCAGGGCTGCCTGCTGCCACTTCACCCAATCGTTCCAGAATTTTTGCCCCGGTCGAATCGTAATCACCCCAATTCAGCCACCACTGATAGAGGGTTAGCAATGCTGGAATAGATGACTCCTGCAATACAAGCCTGGGAATTTCTTCTTCGTATGCCATGCTTAAACGAGATCCTAAATCCGAGAGGTTGGACGATCGCAGACTTTAATCATTTCATCCATAAACGCACGGGCGCGTTCCATATCCATTGCGCTATTGACCCCAATTGCCAGGGTGTTACTGTTGCTGCGAATCACCAAATACCGCTTTTTAAGCAAAAAGAATAGAAGACCAAAAAGAATTGTTCCAATGCCAACGGTGCCTGGTAAGGCGATAATTGCCAACGTTGCCCAGATCGGATTGCCTTTCTCCAAAAGCTCAAACGAATCCACCTGATGGATGGGTAGCTCACAATGTCTTGTGCCAAACTGAAGTCCCAAGAAGCGGTATTGAGTTTGCTCCACCACACGATTTGGCTTTAGAGTCAGTGTTGTTTTGCCAGTGCCAGGAGACAACACTCCATAACTGTTGTTAACAGGTAGACCTGTTGTTTCTACAATCGTGTTGACAGAGGATAGCTTGCCTTGAGTAATATTGACCATTCTTGAGTTCTCCTGCATAAAAAATGAATGAGCATTGACATCTGTCTGACTAACAGATTGACGGGTTGTATCCGAGACGCTTGACCCAGAACTTAATGCCTGAGCTAGAAGGGACTCTCGCGCTGGGTTGATCGGTTTTGTTGTTGACGAGACTTGTAGCGCGGCTATGGCCTCGATGAATGTCTCAACTTTTGGTGCAGGACCGTCGCCATAGTTAAGATGCTCTCCTGTCTCTGTCCACTCACAGAAAACGGTGGTTGGAGAGCCGACAGAACTATCGTCATCTCTGTCTAAGTCTTCCTCTAATTCCAATGTGAAATAGCGAAAGGGTGCTCCTTCGTGTGCCTTGGAGTAACTTACCCACACACCAATAAAATATGCTTCTGGTGATATCGTAGGTGGCGGTAAAGAGACGACGATGATTTCGTAGTCTTCTGTTTCTTTGCTGGTCAGTTTTAGACCTGCTGGGTCGACAATATCTTCGTCATCTAGGTCTATCTCTTCGGCGATTGCTTTCCAAAAACGTAACAAAAACATCTGCGCTTGAGCACTTCTCATCTTTTCCACAAATCGCAAGGGGCTGTCTTGGAAGAGCTTGGGTAGCCGCTTGTGAGAGAACAGATAGTGTTGCAGTCTTGCCATGTAATTTAATCCTCTTTGACAGACGAGAGTGTGTTTTAAAACAGACCCTAGCCCCGATTTTTGATTAGCATGACTTCAACGATTTTCATGGCGATCGCCGAATTGATATCTAACGCATGGCATAGATCATTCAAAAACGACTCTTCTTCTGGGGTAACGGTGCCATCGGACAAGATTAAATCTGTGGCGATCGCAAAAGCAGATTCTCGTAACTCGAAGGGCAACGACGCTTTAGCCGACGCTAACAAAACGGGGATACCATCTCGACGCAGGATACCAAAAAGCTTGTCATACATCCGTTGCAGGACATCAGTAGGATAGCTTTTGAATAACTGCATTCGTCTCAAACTGGTATTGATCAGATCAACTTCTTCCCCAGAAAAGTGACCATCTGAGGCGATCGCAATCAGCGCAATCGCGGCAAACGCCTCGGCGGGGTTGAAGCTGATTGATGTGGATTGCCGGGTTCCCAAAACCTGATCAAATAAGCCCATAATCCTGACTCCTGATAATGTGTAACTGAAATTTGCTCGTTACCAAGCTCCAGCGTGGCAATGCTAATCTGGAAGCTCCAGCCTCCCGTTGGCGATCGCTGTGAGTCCAACTCGTTTCATTCTTGTTCTCAGCTCCTACCTAGGAACGAGGAAAAGCGAGTTGGGTTATCGCGTAGCCTTAATATATGATTAAAGCTAAATAGTTGCTACATACATTCGTTTCAACGTATAATATTATTTGTTCTTCCTATAGCTGCAAGGTAGTCTATGAACTTTGAAGGTTTACATGACTTTGAATTGCGCCAAATTTGTTACTTTATGATGCTGGTTGAGGCAGAAAACAGCTTCAGTGAAGCGGCTTCACGTGTTGGCATTAAGCAAGGCGCGTTTAGTCAGCGGATTAAAGCTCTAGAAGAAAAGCTGAGTGTCGGTACAATAGAGGTCGAACTCTTCGATCGCGGTACAAGGCCCTCAACCCTAACAGAAGCAGGCAGAGTCTTCCTAAAAGAAGCTGAGTTTGCTCTTACTCACTTGGAACGGGCAATTAACCAAGCTCGCCGAGCCAGCCAGGGAGAAATTGGACATCTCACTGTTGGAGTACATAATTCTGTTGCCAACAGCATTCTGCCTAAGGTTTTGAGGACGTTTCAGAGTCAGTATCCAGATGTAGAACTAGAGTTGCGCGAAGTTACAGTTCACCAAGAAATTGCATTACTCAAAGAACACCAACTGGATTTGGTATTTCACCGATCGCCTAGTCCTTACGAAAATGACTCAGATCTAGTATTTGTCCCGATCTTGCAAGAGTTATTTGTAGTCGTCCTCCCCGAAACCCATGCCCTTGCCAAGCAAAAGCAAGTATCTTTAGCATCGCTAAAAAAAGAGCCAATGATTTTACCGTCTATTGATACATTGCCGTTTTATAAGCAAGTCATCAGACTTTGCCAGAAAGCTGGTTTTGAGCCGAAAATTATTCAAACTATTAAGGCTACTGGAATTGTGACATTACTTAGTTTAGTCGCGGCGGGAATTGGAGTATCAATTTTACCTAGTCATGTGCAAGTACTTCATCGTGAAGGAGTTGTTTATCGTCCACTTCAAGATAAAATGTTGGGCCGTCATATGACCATCGTTTACCGCAAAGCTGATCCATCTAATGTCTTACAAAAGTTTCTTGATGTGACTAGGGAGGTAATGGAACTGAATCCTGTGACTCTAAATTAATCTGAACGGGTGACAAGGCAGCTCAAAATCATGCAGTACAGGACTTTGAGACAATAGAGTGGACGGGTTGCAGACGTTCAGCCAGCAGCGATTCTAGTTGAGGCAAATCGGCAGGCTTGCGGTGGTGATAGCGCTGGATGACGAGCTGCTCTTTTTGATCCCACATTCCGCAGGTTTTGAGCTAGAAACATTGGAGCGAACGCTGTCATTCCACCGCGCAAAGGGGCCAAAATCTGGCAGCACAATTGCAAAGGAACGCCGCACCCGAGAGATGAGAACCTGCGCTACATTCGCAAGCATGGGCGCCAATGATGGAAGCGCGACTCTGGCTACCATCGCCGCTCGATTGCCGAAACTACCATGTTTCGCTTGAAGACGATCTTTGGCGGTAAGCTCAGGGCCCGTACCTTTGATCATCAAGCTGTGGAATTATTCATTAAATGTGTTGCGCTCAACCGGATGATTCAGATCGTCAAACCCGATAGCTACAAGGTTGAAGCTTAATGATGAGATGGCAAAAGGAAAATCTGGATTTTCTTTATTCATGCAACAAAGCCTATTTGATGTGGTTTTTGATCCGTCTGAATATCCCATAGGAGTTAGTACACCTGTATGATTTGATTATCCATCTTTGTGGGAAGAGTCTGGCAGTGCAGCGAAGGGTATTACTGGTACGTGGGCGCGATAATCAGAGGGTTGCAACCCTGCTGGTTGAGCTGGCTCAGAAACACCTTGATGATTTTGAGGCTCATTGGCGTCCCGTGCTGGAGCAGGCCGGAGCGGAGGACAAATTTTGGGACTGGGTGGTTAAGAAGCGGATTTCGCTCTCGTCGGATAACGTTGAGAGTTTTGCCATTGACTATGCAGGCATGACCCAGGGGTTAATGGCGATTGAAACCCAGTGGCATCGCTCTCAGGTCAATCGCCGTAACCGGATTGTCTATGTCCAAGCGATCGCATCGGCCCCTTGGAATCGTGGAGCTATTCGGCGACCGCCCGAACTTCGGGGTGTGGGCACCGCCCTGCTCCTCTTTGCACGCCAACGTAGCTTGGACTTGGGTTATGAAGGGCGAGTCGGCTTACATGCCTTGCCTGGAGCCGAAAGCTTCTATGATGACCAAAATATGGCCGACTACGGCCCTGATCCAGCCCAGGAAAATTTGACATACTTTGAGTACGGTCGCTTTCAGAGGTGAGCAATGACGCAGGAAAATTTCAATTTCATGGATTTGCTGGACGATGATGCCTGGTTTGAGGCGTCGGCTCGTCGGGAAGAATCAGTAGATTGTGAGGCGCTGGCTGGTTATGGCTGGGGCACTCATTTGGGGGCAGTCATGTCGAATCCTCAGGGCTACAGCCACGTTGCTCAGTTGCGTTCGATGGTCATGCAAGCCTGGAAGCAACTTGTAACCGAGTGGGATTTGGGGATTGGGGCAGAAGCGGCAGAAGCGAAAGGCCAGGCACTGATTATGGAACGGCTTCATCGGCCTGAGCCTGAAATTCAAGAAATCCTAATGGCACTGCTGGAGGCAAAGCTCTCCAAGCCCGAAGGAGAATGGGAGATGACTGAATTCGTTCATAGCCAGATTCGAGCTGTCTTTGGCAAGGTGCTTACCCAGAAGGATTGGAGG
This sequence is a window from Leptolyngbya sp. CCY15150. Protein-coding genes within it:
- a CDS encoding tellurite resistance TerB family protein, producing the protein MGLFDQVLGTRQSTSISFNPAEAFAAIALIAIASDGHFSGEEVDLINTSLRRMQLFKSYPTDVLQRMYDKLFGILRRDGIPVLLASAKASLPFELRESAFAIATDLILSDGTVTPEEESFLNDLCHALDINSAIAMKIVEVMLIKNRG
- a CDS encoding LysR substrate-binding domain-containing protein, encoding MNFEGLHDFELRQICYFMMLVEAENSFSEAASRVGIKQGAFSQRIKALEEKLSVGTIEVELFDRGTRPSTLTEAGRVFLKEAEFALTHLERAINQARRASQGEIGHLTVGVHNSVANSILPKVLRTFQSQYPDVELELREVTVHQEIALLKEHQLDLVFHRSPSPYENDSDLVFVPILQELFVVVLPETHALAKQKQVSLASLKKEPMILPSIDTLPFYKQVIRLCQKAGFEPKIIQTIKATGIVTLLSLVAAGIGVSILPSHVQVLHREGVVYRPLQDKMLGRHMTIVYRKADPSNVLQKFLDVTREVMELNPVTLN
- a CDS encoding GNAT family N-acetyltransferase, which gives rise to MQRRVLLVRGRDNQRVATLLVELAQKHLDDFEAHWRPVLEQAGAEDKFWDWVVKKRISLSSDNVESFAIDYAGMTQGLMAIETQWHRSQVNRRNRIVYVQAIASAPWNRGAIRRPPELRGVGTALLLFARQRSLDLGYEGRVGLHALPGAESFYDDQNMADYGPDPAQENLTYFEYGRFQR